The Antedon mediterranea chromosome 11, ecAntMedi1.1, whole genome shotgun sequence genome window below encodes:
- the LOC140062836 gene encoding uncharacterized protein, which produces MALAPDTNGTESSSLVITCKGNINDTDLTEKLQKIRLQLTELSESDDDSLSISKIEPWNSVRVTFNIPPEAAQRLQQLAQTDSQVLQNLGILSVQIENNDQVNIPPPQLSSSISHHVLPLTSVGLGKSVMSSAPPTSSQIRMTVANQQQQQVNTINFGGMRPNFPWGQVQMPRMQGNLPVGMQGNITQGNVPAGMQPGIQPGVQFNLQQGIQQNMQGQGMHGNIQTGGNIQPGMSSPNMQGSLQGGIPSSIQTTMQSGRQSAMQTNIQTSVQQGMHPNMQSNMQGGPMPLGLQAAMQPGMQGNMPPGLQGNMPPGMQMNMQPGMQQSIQSGMPPGMQGNIPPGLQGNMQPGIQGSMQPGIQGGMQPGIQGGMQPGIQSNMQPGIQGGMQPGIQGGMQPGIQGGMQPNIHAMQQGMNPNVPPFNQMPQFFYPGEIQRFGLNMSPPSDIRPKKKRRSRPKAKKKGSEKDKDETETTDVQPKHTDISKSDMKSIAPPINQMIPATNSGHSVANHNQPVATSAQFVDQTQPTTTSNLAVKKPDVSITSPLLVNLLQREIPGTQFPFSNRGGIPTSLASTLQHAAILNSKKMNNMPQSTLSQGLPPMPPASEITRMLPESIGLPPLPTSQVVSSIPSHMSSPQSNVLMTSAVRSQTPNRQQNVSQPVATQHFQPHSDENQINQPTGDGTHNLFSAQQNIPASNAAGVMSLQQPSSVLQPGLGASYGQIEQCRRTPTPLSNNMSPPVRLSGMQSPGPNKLPFAAPGMTNANIPHGLPTSLQQSQVPTSAGPTAVYQQGLNPMMQQGQRQFLTPTTQIRNQLPFPLQLQQQQQTQLNQYFPSNITPGQTPSNQGIDFAHGANFNPGNMFPQRQPAPGNLPFNMVNIPTSNLAQFRMPLPADVSHPGNKGMMPGPSGNMMQTPPVGMMPGKSPVRYRGNHQIPHATHLPPTNIMFPSIPRFPAKPQNNMVMPFDETTLDGISDAEKDLLAMAEKVANEAGMETSNRMANLFSKDNKQTEVISNEMLLKKDPTQLKEMDSIKVPLGETVKSGDVKQQKSPVIQLTKQPHDMFMAGDTQNIASWSSTILPIHGKDRYSIHTHTTTGNGDKKLTLKGDENSQFKTQVLPEGGPSSNSLNSHQPSSFSLPVEAASKSGSSQGTVGADMPPFETGAHYVSMPSTEGPCQNTNFISQYNSASAVVDKKLNNPPVSVDELHRKNIFGMNVNAPTQNLNQGVVQEQKVSDKSSILMQMIHMDSMRNNSGMINLTRSVSEPVGSHGVPSENISVDSIKMPTLERMTHDNENSSLPQQQEISKDVAELNAEYVPKTTVSSASQPLMPQLVPKQLPQQKQMYSPKSLLLPSCMPPPGHGSTGNLTNSETQKSGQFDKRARSVSPVTQQGSEFPRLPLTSASFINQTPSPTTSSPSGMGMSASALLSSIAKSAYNAGMTPRMQSPSENRPSTSQPVVIPAAATTSTPSPTNLPLYANPLGPDAHTKPITVKVSPVTAPEVVKSTPLLPSVLPNVSLASTESNVSPTGDEQPNLTPTKPPEVEQTPVKLPQTTEVPPDLSVLMEETPEQIDSPKLSVLAEQPIQHKESDRSTSTVERSISDDAVREQLTVKEEMSQPDLTQNSSSVQLKRKYDDNTLCDPPPKVLKVDSETKQEEDLKKSANADLTDSDDHRPLPLLVRESTIEVGNISSEKGQTAGDMSLESEESSVATMPTLLPSKVELMDIAKCKDTHQFPFKLESEAQTAGEAASISEPITNPQNSEIKPTNLKETTEAKQESAHIVKKIETPTVNTSKSPPDTSPASSKDSTKSSPVERRTTPKRRAAEEASRPLSERSTPSRQCTLQVDEPPATRARRATRNKSPADHPARLREREDSGSNRDQHAEQGADTDGRMTRKRSTRIIGKGSKDTKDK; this is translated from the exons CAGATGCCAAGGATGCAAGGAAATCTTCCGGTTGGAATGCAAGGAAACATAACACAGGGAAATGTCCCTGCAGGAATGCAACCTGGCATCCAACCAGGGGTGCAGTTTAATTTGCAACAAGGTATTCAACAGAACATGCAAGGACAAGGAATGCATGGTAACATACAAACAGGTGGTAACATTCAACCTGGAATGTCATCTCCAAACATGCAAGGCAGCCTCCAAGGTGGGATTCCATCCAGCATTCAAACTACCATGCAGTCTGGCAGACAGTCAgcaatgcaaacaaacatacaaactaGTGTTCAACAAGGTATGCATCCTAATATGCAGTCAAACATGCAAGGAGGTCCTATGCCCCTGGGATTACAAGCAGCTATGCAGCCAGGAATGCAAGGAAACATGCCACCTGGATTACAAGGGAACATGCCACCTGGAATGCAAATGAACATGCAACCAGGAATGCAGCAAAGCATTCAAAGCGGAATGCCACCAGGAATGCAAGGAAACATACCTCCAGGATTGCAGGGTAATATGCAGCCAGGTATCCAGGGAAGTATGCAGCCAGGTATCCAGGGAGGTATGCAACCAGGTATCCAGGGAGGTATGCAACCAGGTATCCAGAGTAATATGCAGCCAGGAATCCAGGGAGGTATGCAGCCAGGAATCCAGGGAGGTATGCAGCCAGGAATCCAGGGAGGTATGCAGCCTAATATTCATGCAATGCAACAAGGAATGAATCCAAATGTACCGCCTTTCAATCAAATGCCTCAGTTCTTTTATCCAGGTGAAATTCAAAGATTTGGCCTAAATATGAGCCCACCATCAGATATCAGACCAAAGAAAAAGAGAAGATCAAGACCAAAAGCTAAAAAGAAAGGTAGTGAGAAAGATAAGGATGAAACAGAAACTACTGATGTTCAGCCTAAACATACAGACATTTCAAAAAGTGATATGAAATCTATTGCTCCACCAATCAATCAAATGATTCCTGCAACTAACTCTGGTCACTCAGTCGCAAACCATAATCAGCCAGTGGCAACGTCTGCGCAATTTGTTGACCAAACACAACCTACCACAACATCTAACCTGGCAGTTAAAAAGCCAGATGTGTCTATCACAAGCCCATTGTTAGTAAATCTGTTACAACGTGAAATACCTGGTACGCAGTTTCCATTCTCAAATCGTGGCGGTATTCCTACATCATTGGCCAGTACACTCCAGCATGCTGCTATATTAAATTCTAAGAAGATGAATAATATGCCTCAATCTACATTATCTCAAGGCCTTCCCCCAATGCCTCCAGCTAGTGAAATTACCAGAATGCTACCCGAGTCTATTGGTCTCCCTCCTCTACCTACAAGTCAAGTTGTTTCTTCTATCCCATCTCATATGTCATCACCCCAATCTAACGTGTTAATGACTTCAGCTGTTCGCAGTCAAACACCAAACAGACAGCAAAACGTAAGCCAACCTGTTGCGACTCAACATTTTCAACCACACTCTGATGAAAATCAAATTAATCAACCAACTGGAGATGGAACTCATAATCTGTTCAGTGCACAACAGAATATCCCTGCTAGTAACGCTGCTGGAGTCATGTCATTGCAACAGCCCAGTTCAGTCTTGCAGCCTGGTTTAGGTGCATCATATGGACAAATAGAGCAATGCCGTCGTACGCCAACTCCTTTGAGTAACAACATGTCGCCACCAGTAAGACTTTCAGGTATGCAATCTCCTGGACCAAATAAGTTACCGTTTGCAGCTCCTGGTATGACTAATGCAAACATACCACATGGATTACCAACGTCACTACAACAAAGTCAGGTTCCGACATCAGCAGGTCCAACAGCTGTATATCAACAAGGATTAAATCCGATGATGCAACAAGGCCAAAGACAGTTCCTTACTCCTACAACTCAAATTCGAAATCAGCTACCATTTCCTCTTCAATTACAACAACAGCAGCAGACACAACTTAATCAGTACTTTCCATCAAATATTACTCCAGGCCAAACACCTTCAAATCAAGGAATTGATTTTGCACATGGTGCAAATTTCAATCCAGGAAATATGTTTCCTCAAAGACAACCAGCTCCTGGAAACTTGCCATTTAACATGGTAAATATTCCAACCTCAAATCTTGCACAATTTAGAATGCCGTTACCAGCAGATGTATCTCATCCAGGTAATAAGGGGATGATGCCAGGACCCAGTGGAAATATGATGCAAACACCACCAGTCGGTATGATGCCTGGAAAGTCACCGGTTCGTTACAGAGGAAATCATCAAATACCACATGCTACTCACTTGCCTCCAACAAATATTATGTTTCCTTCCATACCAAGGTTTCCAGCAAAGCCACAAAACAATATGGTTATGCCATTTGATGAGACAACTTTAGATGGCATAAGTGATGCAGAAAAAGACTTGCTTGCAATGGCAGAGAAGGTGGCAAATGAAGCAGGAATGGAAACGAGCAACAGAATGGCAAATCTCTTCTCCAAAGACAACAAACAAACGGAAGTTATATCCAATGAAATGCTATTGAAGAAAGATCCAACCCAACTAAAAGAAATGGATTCTATTAAAGTTCCTCTTGGTGAAACGGTTAAATCTGGTGATGTTAAACAGCAGAAATCACCAGTTATACAGCTTACTAAACAGCCACATGATATGTTTATGGCTGGAGATACTCAGAATATTGCGTCATGGAGCTCAACCATTCTTCCAATACATGGTAAAGACCGATATTCGATACACACTCACACCACTACAGGAAACGGAGATAAAAAGTTGACCTTAAAAGGGGATGAAAATAGCCAATTTAAAACTCAAGTTTTACCTGAAGGTGGTCCTTCAAGCAACTCATTGAACTCACATCAACCGTCTTCATTCTCTCTTCCTGTAGAAGCAGCTTCAAAATCTGGCAGTTCTCAAGGTACAGTTGGAGCTGATATGCCACCTTTTGAGACTGGTGCTCATTATGTATCAATGCCAAGTACAGAAGGACCATGTCAAAACACAAATTTTATATCACAATATAATTCTGCAAGTGCTGTTGTTGATAAGAAACTTAACAACCCACCTGTATCAGTTGATGAGTTGCATAGAAAGAATATATTTGGTATGAATGTCAATGCACCAACTCAGAACTTAAATCAAGGTGTTGTACAAGAACAAAAGGTTTCTGATAAATCTAGTATTTTAATGCAAATGATTCATATGGATTCGATGCGGAATAACTCTGGTATGATTAACCTAACAAGAAGTGTAAGCGAACCGGTTGGATCTCATGGAGTTCCGTCAGAGAACATAAGTGTTGATTCAATAAAGATGCCGACTCTTGAGAGAATGACGCATGATAATGAAAATAGTTCTTTACCTCAACAGCAGGAGATTAGCAAAGATGTTGCTGAATTAAATGCTGAGTACGTTCCCAAGACAACTGTTTCCAGTGCTTCTCAGCCTCTGATGCCACAGTTAGTTCCAAAACAGCTCCCTCAGCAGAAACAGATGTATTCACCAAAATCGTTATTATTACCTAGCTGCATGCCTCCTCCGGGTCACGGCTCAACTGGAAATTTAACAAATTCTGAAACTCAAAAATCAGGTCAGTTTGATAAGAGAGCAAGGTCTGTATCGCCTGTTACACAGCAAGGAAGTGAGTTTCCAAGATTACCTTTAACTAGTGCGTCATTTATCAATCAGACTCCATCTCCTACTACATCCAGTCCATCAGGCATGGGTATGAGTGCTAGTGCTCTATTAAGCTCAATTGCAAAATCAGCATACAATGCAGGCATGACACCAAGAATGCAGAGCCCATCGGAAAACAGACCTTCAACATCACAGCCAGTCGTAATACCTGCTGCAGCTACAACAAGTACACCCTCTCCAACTAATCTTCCTCTGTATGCAAACCCTTTAGGACCAGATGCTCATACCAAACCTATCACTGTTAAGGTTTCACCAGTTACTGCTCCAGAAGTTGTTAAATCAACACCTTTGCTACCTTCAGTTTTACCAAATGTTAGTCTAGCCTCAACAGAATCTAATGTATCACCGACAGGTGATGAGCAGCCGAATTTAACACCTACAAAACCACCGGAAGTTGAACAGACACCTGTGAAACTTCCTCAAACCACAGAAGTACCACCAGACTTGTCAGTACTGATGGAAGAAACACCTGAACAAATTGACTCCCCTAAGTTAAGTGTTCTTGCAGAACAACCAATACAACATAAAGAGAGTGACAGATCTACGTCGACTGTTGAGCGTAGTATCAGTGATGATGCAGTGAGAGAACAATTGACTGTAAAAGAAGAAATGTCGCAGCCTGATTTAACACAAAATTCGTCTTCTGTGCAATTAAAAAGAAAGTATGATGATAATACTCTTTGCGATCCGCCTCCTAAGGTGTTGAAAGTAGACAGtgaaacaaaacaagaagaagacTTGAAGAAATCTGCAAATGCTGATCTAACAGACTCTGATGATCACAGGCCCTTGCCACTTCTTGTTAGAGAATCAACTATTGAAGTAGGAAATATTTCATCTGAGAAGGGCCAGACTGCTGGAGACATGTCTTTGGAATCTGAAGAAAGTTCGGTTGCAACTATGCCGACACTACTGCCTTCAAAGGTAGAACTCATGGACATTGCTAAATGCAAAGACACTCATCAATTTCCATTTAAACTTGAAAGTGAAGCCCAGACTGCTGGTGAGGCCGCAAGTATATCTGAACCAATAACAAATCCACAAAACAGTGAAATAAAACCTACTAATCTGAAAGAGACAACAGAGGCAAAACAAGAAAGTGCACATATAGTTAAAAAAATTGAGACTCCAACGGTTAATACATCAAAAAGTCCTCCTGACACATCTCCTGCAAGTTCTAAAGACAGCACAAAATCATCACCAGTTGAAAGAAGAACTACACCTAAAAGAAGAGCTGCAGAAGAAGCCAGCCGTCCACTGTCTGAGAGATCAACACCAAGTCGACAGTGCACCCTTCAAGTGGATGAGCCGCCAGCTACTCGAGCTAGAAGGGCAACACGAAACAAATCACCAGCTGATCACCCAGCACGTCTCAGAGAAAGAGAGGATTCCGGGAGCAATCGCGACCAGCATGCAGAACAAGGAGCAGATACTGATGGACGTATGACTAGGAAGAGAAGTACAAGAATAATAGGAAAAG GATCTAAGGATACCAAAGACAAGTAG